The DNA segment ATAAATATGTACCAATGACTGAGGAATACAAAAACTATGAAGAAATTGAAAGATTTGAAAGTGAGGCGGACCTGTTTATCGCCGGCAGCGACCAAATCTGGAATTTTAAGTTGCCAAATGGAAAAGACGATGTCTTTTACTTGAAATTCGTCAAAAAAGGGAAAAAATCCTCTTATGCTGCTAGTCTTGGAATGGATTCCTTGACGATTGAACAATTGGAAACCTTAAAAGATAAGCTGAAGCATTTTGATCATGTGTCGCTACGAGAAAAATCAGCGAAAGAAGTTCTTGAAGCAGCAGGTTTGAGAGACATTCAAGTTGTTTCTGATCCAGTATATCTTTTAAGCCGAGATGAATGGAATAGTATTTCAAAAAAACCTGACAATATGCCAAGTGAGAAATATATTTTAATTTATGCGTTCAATAGACAAAAAGAAATATTTGACTTTGGTAAAAAATTGGCTCAAAAATATGGATTCAAGGTTTTATCGATAAATACTTTTTGGGAGGATATTTTAAATAAGACGAATCATTATTTTTGGAATTGTATGCCGGAGGAATTTCTTTATCTGGTTAGTCATGCGGAGTGTGTTGTCACAAATTCTTTCCACGGTCTTTCTTTTTCTATGATTTTTAATAGGCCAGTAATTCTTTTTGAAAAGGATGATAAGGGAAATTCAAGAATGAATGACCTGATTGATGTGTTGGGTGCATACACGGTAAAGGATAAGACTGTGAAAGAGCAAGTAGAAATACCTCAAATAGATTTTAATGCTATAAACGAAAACATCAATATTTATCGTATCCGGTCAATTCAGTATTTAAACCTTTTGACAGGGGGGATAACGAATTATGAAAACTGTATGTGAGTTGAATAAATGCACAGGTTGTATGGCGTGTGCAGATATGTGTAAAAAAAGGGCGATAAATGTACACATTGACATAGAAGCATGCAATGCAGAAATAGATGATTCAAAGTGCATTGACTGTGGGGCTTGTAATAGAGTATGCCAAGTAAATAATCCTGTGATATTGAAGAAGCCTATAAGTTGGTATCAAGGTTGGTCAAAAGATAAAACAACTAGAGAAAATTGTGCTTCAGGCGGATTTGCAACGGAAATATCAAGAGCATTTATAAGCCAGGGAGGAATTGTATTTACCTGTGTATTTGAAAAAGGAAGTTTCAAATATTCTGCTTTTGAAACATTAGAAGACTTGACAAGGATGGCTGGTTCCAAATATATAAAAAGTAATCCAATTGGTATATATAGGGATATACGAAAAAAGCTGCTGTCCGGAGAGAAAGTATTGTTTATTGGATTGCCGTGCCATGTTGGTGGTATACAGAACTTTTTGACAGATAAATTGAAGGATAATTTGTATACGATTGATTTAATATGCCATGGCTCTCCAGCACCACAATTGTTGAAACTTTTTCTGAAAGAACACCAAATCGAATTGCATTCGATTTCTGCAATTCGATTTCGTCAGAAAGATCATTTTCAAGTTGAGCAGAAAGAAGAAAACAATTTTAAAAATGTTGGAGCCAAAGGAGTATTGGACTCGTATATGATTGGTTTCCTAGGAGGGGTGTTTTACACGGAAAACTGTTACGAATGTAAGTATGCACAGTTGAATCGGGCTTCCGATATCACGATTGGGGATTCGTGGGGAAGCAATTTGTCGATTGTAGAACAGAAAAAAGGTATCTCGCTTTCCCTATGCCAAACAAAAAAAGGTGAACAGCTTCTAAAAATGTCAAATGTTGAACTGCACACAGTCGACTTGAATTTGGCACAGCAGCATAATCATCAGCTTGTGTCTCCATCTGTTATTCCAAAGCAACGAAATAAATTTTTAGAAGGAATTCACATGAACAAGAGTTTTGACTCTATGATCTGGAAAACTTGTTTTGTGAAAAGTGTAAAGCAAGAAATCAAGAAAATACTTATACTGCTAAAATTTTATAGGGGGGGAAAGGCTAAATATAGTGTATCTGTAAAAAAATAATTGTTTCTAAATTAAAGGATTTATTTGGATTATGAGTGTAGAGGAACAGGTTATGGCAAAATTGATAGATACAATAGTATGCGCGGGAAGGTTAAAAGACAACTCTGCCTTAATGAGCAGTTCTTCTGGTGGAGCATTTATTGCCTTTTCTGATATCTTTCTAAAGAATGGAAATCTAGTAATAGCGGCAGTTTACAATTATGAGAATCATTTTACAGAATTTCAGATGATTCTGGAGCAAGAATAGAGAAACAAAGCAAAAGGATCAAAGTATATGCAGAGTAAGCCAGGGTAAATTTATAAAGCCGCAGAAGAATGGCTGAAAGCGCATACGCAGAAGAATTTGCTTTTTGTCGGCATGGGGTGTCCGGCTGATGATTTTCGTAAGTTTGCAGAGATAAAGGGATTCCGCGAAAGGGTATGGATAATTGATATTATCTGGCACGGATCACCAAGTCCAAGGAAAGAATATGCAGAGTCTATTGAAAAAATACACGGAAAGACTACATATCTGATATTTAAAGATAAACGGAATGGTTAGCAATCTACGACAGCATATGTAACAGTTGTCGGACAAGAACATTTGATTAAGGATTATGTAAAAGTTTTCTACAATTGTTGTGCATTACGCCCGTCCTGCTATGAGTGTCCGTATGCAACTACCGGGAGGAAAACGGATATTACAATCGGAGATTTTTGGCATATTGAAGAAACTATTCCGGATTTCTATGATAAAAATGGCAATTCACTCTTCTTAATTCACACGGATCAAGGAGAACTCTTTGAATCAGTCAAAGAAAAATTAGAATATAGACTAAGTGATACAAAGCAATGCTGGCAGGCAAACTTGGAATCTCCAACCAAAAAGTTGGTGCAGAGAGATGAGTTTTGGAACGATTACCATAAGAAAGGAGTAGATTTCATTATGAAAAAATATGGAACAACTCCATTAAAGACAAGGATTATGAATAAAATTGTTAAGCTAATTATATCAATCGCGGGAGGGCAAGCCTTAACTCCTGATTGGACTTATTATGCTGACTACTCCGAGAGGAGGGCAGCATAATGAATTGGGAAAAACCTAAAGTATATGCAGTAAAGCATAAGGACGAGGAAATCAGAGCAGAATCCAGATCCGGTGGTATTTTCACGGCTTTGTCGGACTTGGCTTTGGAAGATGGTGGTATTGTTTATGGATGTGTTCTGACAGAAGAATTTACGGCAGTACATATTCGAGCCGAAAATGTAGCCGAGAGAGATCAAATGAGAGGCTCTAAGTATATCCAAAGCAAATTGGGTAATACATTTAAGAATGTATATAAAGACCTTGATGCTGGAAAGAGTGTACTGTTTTCTGGAACATCTTGTCAAGTATCTGGATTAAAGCAATTTTTGGGAAAAGAGTACGGCAACCTTTTTTGTGTGGATATTGTATGTCACGGTGTACCAAGCACTGCTGTGTGGAAAAGCTACTTGCATTGGCAGGAGCAAAAGAATCATGGCAAAGCAGTCAAAGTGGACTTCAGAAATAAAAAGGATTTTGGCTGGCACGATCATGTGGAAACCATCGGATTTGAGAATGGAAAGTCAACAAATAGCCGGGTGTTCAGAAATTTATTTTATGGTCACATGATTCTTCGTCCAAGTTGTTATGAGTGTCTTTATAAGTCTGTAATGCATCCGGGTGATATTACAATTGCAGATTACTGGGGTATCGAGAAAGCTGCCCCAGAGTTGGATGACAATAAGGGCGTATCATTGATTATGGTGAATAACGAAGCGGGCGAAAAAGCATTAGAACGGGTGAAAGACAAACTGGTTTGGAGACAAACAGAACTAAAAGATAGCATGCAACCTCCGTTGAAAGCGCCATTTCCAAAGCCAGAAAATCGGGAACAATTTTGGAGTGAGTACCAGAATGAATCGTTTGAATATGTTGCCAAGAGATACGGTGGCATTGGGCTAAAGAATGATGTTAAAATATTCCTGAGAAAGATAAGGAGAAAAATCAAAAAGTTGGTGGTTAATTGTGGAAAGAGAAGTACCGGTATTATATAAAAGAAAAGAAGAATGTTGTGGATGCACAGCCTGCTATGCAATCTGTCCAAAGGAAGCCATTTCCATGGTAGAGGATGAGGAGGGTTTTGAATATCCGCAGGTTGATGAAAACAAATGTGTGTGTTGCTATCAATGCATCAAGGTGTGTCCGATAAAGGCAGCAAAAACTTAACAAATATATTGTCAGAATTATGTTTGACAGAATGGAGGATGACATGGATAATTTGACCAGCAAGCAGATATTTCGCTTTTGAGGATTGCGGCAACACTAGCAGTTGTTTTTTTACATACTAATAATACACTTTCAAACAATAGTGAGCAGTTCTTTTTGACGAAGAATCAAATGGTGTTTTTTACAACGAACAATCTTTTGATGAACTGGGCTGTTCCAGTTTTTTTGATGATAACGGGTGTGTTACTGCTTGACCCCAATCGACAGATTCCATATAGCGATTGCATAAAAAAGTATGCGAGGAGAATTTTATTGGCACTGTTTGTGTTTGGAATTCCATTTTCGATGTTGGAGATTCTGCTTAACACAAAGTCAATAACTGTAAATAGTTTTTTTGAGGCGACAATAAATGTGATAAATGGAAACAGCTGGAGTCATTTGTGGTATTTATATGCGTTGATAGGATTGTATTTTATACTTCCAATGTTAAAAGCTTTCGTAAACAATTCTGATGAAGAGACGCTTCTTTATTTAATAGGTGTGATATTTATCTTCAGCTTTGTTATAAAGTCGATTGATAAAGTTTCAGGCACAACAATTGCTTTTGCGATTCCTATTACTGGATTTACCATCTTCTATGTATTGGCAGGAAGATATATTACGATTATAAAATCTCGCTTTTTAGACAAAAAGAGCATTGGCATCGGTGTGCTCGTTTTTACAATAGTTATAGTCGTGATTGGAAGTATATGCTATTTCCCCAAAAGTAAGGAGCTGCTCGGCTATAATTCTCCAATGATTGCATTTCTTTCGATTGTTGTGTTTTGTCTTTTTATGGGTGCTAAATCAGAAAAAACGGAACTCCTTTGGCGGATAGATAGATTGTGCTTTGGAGTTTATTTGATTCATCCAGTATTTATCAATATTACATATAAATTTTTGAAACTCACACCGGTAACGTTCGGCGGTTTTTATTCGGTTGCGACATTTGTGTTTTGGATGTTTTTTGTGGCAAGCTCTTTTGCAGGAGCTTGGATTATGTATCAAATACCAATTCTTAAAAAATATATTCTATAAGAAAGAAAAGAGAAAGAGATGAAAACAACATTACTTTTTATGGCGACTGGAATCGGCAGCCGGTTTGGAACAGGATTCAAGCAGTTGGCACCGGTGGACACTTCTAATCATATCATTATGGACTACTTGATCCATGATGCAATTGAAGCAGTCTTCAACCATGTGGTATTTATTATCCGGAAGGATATCGAAAGAGAATTCAAAGAAATTATCGGTGACGAATTGCGGCAATTTGCAAAGCTCATAATGTGACCGTGGACTACGCTTTCCAGGATATCAACGATATTTCGGGTAGCTTGCCAGAAAGCAGAACAAAACCGTGGGGAAATGGTCAGGCGGTGCTTGCGACAAAGAGCGTAATCAACACTCCATTCATTGTGATTAACACAGATGATTATTATGGAAAAGCAGGCTTTGTGCTGAAGAATACGCTGTCTGATAATGGTAATGTGACTCGTGGTATCTGCAAGATGGATGCAGAAAATAATCTGACCAAGGTTGTAGAAACCAAGAAAATCGTAAAAACTGTGAACTGTGCAGAGGCAGACGGTGTGGCTATTGACATAGATTCTCTGGTTTCCATGAATATGTGGGGACTGACACTGGATTTCTTAGATGTTCTGGAAGAAGGATTCAAGGAGTTCTTTGAAAAAGAAGTGGAGAAGAACCCACTGAAAGCAGAGTATCTGATTCCGACTTTCATCGGTGAACTGCTGAGTGCTTTCCATACGAGGAAATCGAGGAACTGAAGAACGGATTCTGATTGTGATGGCTCAAATATTCGATGTCATAGGGGATAAAAATGGCTCAGATATTCGTTAGCAAAAGCCGTGTGGGCTGAACTCCAGGAGTTCACACGGTTATTTTTATATTCTAAGAATTTCAATGCATCAAAGATCAAAAGAGAAAGAACTTTCATAATCAAACAAAGTTCTTTCTCTGCAAAAATTGCGCACTAAAAACAAGAATATGAATATTAGCTTAATCTTCTTTTTTCAAACATCGTATCATCGCATTATTGATCATAATAGTATTTGAAAATTTATTCTAGAAAAGGATTAAATACCTCGATGCTTGCATCGTGTCCATATTGTTTAAGCTAGAAATAAGATATATACTAGGTATAGGAGAAAAGAGGAAACAGGATGAGCGAATATAAACATAAGGCATATAATGTATCTGTGCTTCTATACCATTTTGTGTATCCAACTAAATATAGAAGACTAGTGATAAGCGAAGAGGTGGATAATATGTCAAGAAATAAGTATGAGATATGAGATAGAGTTCATTGAAATAGGCGCCGATAAAGATCATGTGCACTTTTTGATTCAAGCAGTACCCACAATGAGTCCTGCAGAAATCATCAAGAAGGTGAAAAGTATAACAGCAAGAGAAATATCCAACAGAAACCCAGAAGTAAAAAAGTAATTATGAGGAGGGATCTTTTGGACGAGTGGCTATTTCGTTAATGCGGCAGGAGCAAGTGGTAGTGAAGCAGTGATACGTGAGTATGTGAAAAATCAAGGAAATGAAAAAGAATATAAGCAATTGCTCCAGCAGGAGCAATTAAACTTGGATGTTTGTGTGTGCTAGTAATGAATGGGCTATGCCCATTCAAGATACCTCGTTGCTTGCAGCGAGGTAGTTCATTTTATTTGATTATTTTCGGCTACTTTAGACGCATATTAT comes from the Erysipelotrichaceae bacterium 66202529 genome and includes:
- a CDS encoding polysaccharide pyruvyl transferase family protein codes for the protein MNIKILTCHYAYNYGAVLQTYALCKFLNNCGNNAKVINYRPWYYKGSTKTKNKLKLLLRKVIRIPDNYKSEKVFYGFLNKYVPMTEEYKNYEEIERFESEADLFIAGSDQIWNFKLPNGKDDVFYLKFVKKGKKSSYAASLGMDSLTIEQLETLKDKLKHFDHVSLREKSAKEVLEAAGLRDIQVVSDPVYLLSRDEWNSISKKPDNMPSEKYILIYAFNRQKEIFDFGKKLAQKYGFKVLSINTFWEDILNKTNHYFWNCMPEEFLYLVSHAECVVTNSFHGLSFSMIFNRPVILFEKDDKGNSRMNDLIDVLGAYTVKDKTVKEQVEIPQIDFNAINENINIYRIRSIQYLNLLTGGITNYENCM
- a CDS encoding coenzyme F420-reducing hydrogenase, encoding MKTVCELNKCTGCMACADMCKKRAINVHIDIEACNAEIDDSKCIDCGACNRVCQVNNPVILKKPISWYQGWSKDKTTRENCASGGFATEISRAFISQGGIVFTCVFEKGSFKYSAFETLEDLTRMAGSKYIKSNPIGIYRDIRKKLLSGEKVLFIGLPCHVGGIQNFLTDKLKDNLYTIDLICHGSPAPQLLKLFLKEHQIELHSISAIRFRQKDHFQVEQKEENNFKNVGAKGVLDSYMIGFLGGVFYTENCYECKYAQLNRASDITIGDSWGSNLSIVEQKKGISLSLCQTKKGEQLLKMSNVELHTVDLNLAQQHNHQLVSPSVIPKQRNKFLEGIHMNKSFDSMIWKTCFVKSVKQEIKKILILLKFYRGGKAKYSVSVKK
- a CDS encoding coenzyme F420 hydrogenase; the encoded protein is MNWEKPKVYAVKHKDEEIRAESRSGGIFTALSDLALEDGGIVYGCVLTEEFTAVHIRAENVAERDQMRGSKYIQSKLGNTFKNVYKDLDAGKSVLFSGTSCQVSGLKQFLGKEYGNLFCVDIVCHGVPSTAVWKSYLHWQEQKNHGKAVKVDFRNKKDFGWHDHVETIGFENGKSTNSRVFRNLFYGHMILRPSCYECLYKSVMHPGDITIADYWGIEKAAPELDDNKGVSLIMVNNEAGEKALERVKDKLVWRQTELKDSMQPPLKAPFPKPENREQFWSEYQNESFEYVAKRYGGIGLKNDVKIFLRKIRRKIKKLVVNCGKRSTGII
- a CDS encoding 4Fe-4S dicluster domain-containing protein codes for the protein MEREVPVLYKRKEECCGCTACYAICPKEAISMVEDEEGFEYPQVDENKCVCCYQCIKVCPIKAAKT
- a CDS encoding acyltransferase family protein; amino-acid sequence: MSLLRIAATLAVVFLHTNNTLSNNSEQFFLTKNQMVFFTTNNLLMNWAVPVFLMITGVLLLDPNRQIPYSDCIKKYARRILLALFVFGIPFSMLEILLNTKSITVNSFFEATINVINGNSWSHLWYLYALIGLYFILPMLKAFVNNSDEETLLYLIGVIFIFSFVIKSIDKVSGTTIAFAIPITGFTIFYVLAGRYITIIKSRFLDKKSIGIGVLVFTIVIVVIGSICYFPKSKELLGYNSPMIAFLSIVVFCLFMGAKSEKTELLWRIDRLCFGVYLIHPVFINITYKFLKLTPVTFGGFYSVATFVFWMFFVASSFAGAWIMYQIPILKKYIL